The following coding sequences lie in one Labrus bergylta chromosome 5, fLabBer1.1, whole genome shotgun sequence genomic window:
- the fam83d gene encoding protein FAM83D gives MALSQLLDDSPLKLGQNPTGTGDLDLQEVYNERHRLALEELLSGGVGNFLDFLGKERIPNFLSDEEIKRIRSVAVPPRCVSFHGEDQALEQSLSSSVDCSSVTYFPEVSDVEPPMLELGWPAFTAGSYRGVTRAVAHFQPSYGECIYSCKEAARRMIKSAKEVIAIVTDSLTDLDIFKDLQDACSHQVPVYILLDQSCAPAFLKMCKNVGVRLDDLRQMRVRTITGNNYYMRSGARITGEVHERFMLIDGNRVATGSYKFNWTDGKLNSSNLIELSGQITEKFDEEFRILYAQSLPLNTRGPPSVRNSGIYDHLLIRHSVTSPLRLAGERPVEPACLTSTPSRKPRTLAVRPLCEPSAPNQHMSNTAPEITPIDDDWVEQKHMQEDILAGSTALHLPADQPAEKDIVSCHASTQTSNSMADGDTQTDLEPEHQPNTVITLPRTAPNQAIAPSFESPRLMSASAAAADDNLRDCFHKLSKERQHHYSAIRSKLEHMLTSLSQRRELEDLTNMTQGAGTLSRQRVQIDCGQEPNPRLLVESAGMGTWPRARCAH, from the exons ATGGCTCTTTCGCAACTTCTTGACGATTCACCTCTAAAGTTGGGTCAAAACCCCACCGGAACCGGTGACCTGGACCTGCAGGAGGTCTACAACGAGAGACACCGGCTCGCTTTGGAGGAGTTACTCTCGGGAGGTGTCGGAAACTTCCTGGACTTCCTCGGGAAAGAGAGGATCCCAAACTTCTTGTCGGACGAAGAGATCAAGCGGATCCGGAGCGTCGCCGTGCCCCCGCGGTGTGTGTCCTTCCATGGGGAGGACCAGGCTCTGGAGCAGTCTCTCAGCAGCTCCGTGGACTGCTCCTCCGTCACCTATTTCCCCGAGGTGTCCGACGTGGAGCCGCCGATGCTGGAGCTGGGCTGGCCCGCGTTCACCGCCGGCTCGTACCGGGGCGTAACGAGGGCCGTGGCGCACTTCCAGCCCAGCTACGGGGAGTGCATATACAGCTGCAAGGAGGCTGCGAGGCGTATGATTAAAAGTGCCAAAGAG GTGATTGCCATAGTTACAGACTCCCTGACAGACCTGGATATATTCAAGGATCTCCAGGATGCATGCTCCCACCAAGTCCCCGTCTACATCCTGCTGGACCAATCATGTGCTCCTGCTTTCCTCAAGATGTGCAAAAATGTCGGTGTTCGCCTCGATGACCTACGG CAAATGAGAGTGCGAACCATAACTGGTAATAATTATTACATGCGATCAGGAGCAAGGATCACAGGAGAAGTTCACGAGAGGTTCATGCTGATTGACGGAAACAGAGTTGCTACAGGTTCCTACAA GTTCAACTGGACGGATGGTAAACTAAACAGCAGCAACCTCATAGAGCTTTCTGGTCAGATAACAGAGAAATTTGATGAGGAGTTCCGCATCCTCTATGCCCAATCTCTACCTTTAAACACTCGAGGACCTCCAAGTGTGCGCAACAGCGGTATCTACGACCATCTCCTCATCAGACACTCAGTCACCTCTCCCCTTCGTCTGGCTGGTGAGAGGCCAGTGGAACCAGCGTGTCTGACCAGCACCCCCAGCCGCAAGCCCCGTACTCTAGCTGTTCGGCCCCTATGTGAACCCTCCGCTCCGAATCAGCATATGAGCAACACAGCACCAGAAATCACCCCTATTGATGATGACTGGGTGGAGCAGAAGCACATGCAGGAGGACATCCTAGCTGGTAGCACTGCTCTGCATCTCCCTGCTGATCAGCCAGCAGAGAAAGACATTGTCTCCTGCCACGCCTCTACTCAAACCAGTAACTCAATGGCGGACGGTGACACCCAGACTGACCTCGAGCCCGAGCATCAACCCAATACTGTCATCACACTGCCACGCACAGCACCAAACCAAGCCATTGCTCCCTCCTTTGAGTCTCCCAGGCTCATGTCGGCCTCTGCCGCAGCTGCAGATGACAACTTAAGGGACTGCTTCCATAAGCTGTCCAAAGAGCGCCAGCACCACTACTCCGCCATCCGCTCCAAGCTGGAGCACATGTTGACCAGCCTGTCCCAGAGGAGAGAGTTAGAGGACCTCACCAACATGACTCAGGGGGCTGGCACTCTCAGCAGGCAGAGGGTACAGATAGACTGTGGGCAGGAACCAAACCCTAGACTGCTTGTTGAAAGTGCAGGCATGGGCACATGGCCAAGAGCCAGATGTGCACACTAG